The sequence ACTTAAGTTATTCGACaggttttttctttctttctttttttttaaaaacaaaattagtttttattattttctaatttacccaattttatttatttttacaaaaattgtAGGGACGACAAAAATTTTCGAAATCCCGACCTTTCCTGAATCGCATCTTATTTTCGTCCCGAAAAAATCACAACCCAACATTTTCTCAAACCGAGGTTTTGCAATTTTTTCCGTCTAAATTAATATCGAGAGAGGGATCAGGAATAAAACATTATCCCGAGAGGATCTCGACCCctcctaaaataatattataatatattttattaataattttaataataaatttaggtAAATATTATTGTATTTCAACacatataacaattaattatCGATTTAATGCacataattttttattgttgGAAAGATATAGTATAATCacgaaatgatattttatttttgtgtctttttaaaaaattaaattaataatttaattaattgatatttataattatctaattagaacatatatttagaataaaagatgtaatttgacaatctatttactaaaatttatccaataatttttatcataatattttattaataattatatatatcatatgatgtttttcttttaacaaaaaaacttgaagaattatcataaatattttaatattatatgctTTAAgtcgaatatttattttatatttagaaatataaatttctaaatagcattttttaaataaataatcattttttttttgtattttttgaacaaaatcttgaaaactaaaaaaaaatcagaatttatTCTCCTTACCCGAGTGATCCTGAATATTCACGGTCCGGAATATTCAAGTCTTGAAATATGTCGGGTTCGTGTTACCGAATATTCCGGtcccaaaatttcaaaatttcctcttatttattgtaaattttaaaaaaacttgaattgaaaagaaaaaaatagacGAGTTTAAATGTAGAAATTGGAggcaaaaaaaatgtttttaaaaaaaagaaaattggattaaaaaattgaaaataaaattggataaattagaaaataaaaaataaagccaatattttttttgtttttttaaaaaagtgagAAAAACAAATTTGTTGAGttaaagaattaaaaaaaattacaaaacttggtgaaaaaaaagagaaaacaaacgaaaaaaaaaaaaagaaaaggaaaaggaagTGTGCTGTCCGTTTCCTCCACAGCAGCCCCTACTGTGGGAGGATCCTAATCCAAAAACTCTATACTTGATTCCATTCCATCCGAATATTGTGCAACAGAGCAGCATTCTCAAACCTCCCAAATACTCCTCCGGATTCGAACTACCGTTGGGCCGACCTTTGTGATAGTGATGGagtgaaaagtaatattttttaaataaaaattaatatttttaactgATACTACACAATATTATTATGATATCATTTTTATTCATAACATGActaatgaaaaaaaatgattatgaaTAAAAATGATACTTTCGTAGtgcaaaataataatatttttgacaaaaatattatatttttcataatttaaattGATAAATCTGGTTGACAGAGTTGATCATGACTAGGGATGCAAatgaaccgaatcgagccgaataatggtaaaattttaaggttcgaattcggctcgataagagtatattcgagttcgagctcgattcgaagttcgataatttcaaatattttggctcgagttcggctcgaaatgaagttcgagctCGGGTTCGGTttgaaatattcgaacctattcgtgaactattcggatattatggtttgaaagttcgaaatatatatatattattatataattatattatattaattaaatattacggctcgcgaactattcgcgaactatcgaacagaataatttcggctcgagttcggctcgaaaaaaagttcgaacatgttcgaatttggctcgagttcgataagctcgaatacaaatcaaatatttatcgagtgggctcgtaaagctcacgaacacgttcggttcgtttgcacccctaatcATGACACTGTAAATAATCGTTCATTTTTTATATTACGTAATTATATCAGAGTTGAGGGGCTAAATAGAATTTCTCATCCAACGTTGTTACGTCTTCCATCCGATTTTATCCGAGGTATTTCCCGAAATGCCCCTCCGTAAACCCCCACTGCGTGTCCTTCACACATTACCTCTCCGGCCGCCGCCGACAACACCACTGCCACCGCCTTCTCTTTTCTCCTCTCCGCCGGATACTCTCCTCGTCGATAAAGCCATAGCCTTTCTCAAAAGGCACGACCTGTTCCATCTCGACCCTTTAACTCCCCAATTTACTCCTCAGTCCGCCTCCTATTTATTAATCCAATCTCAGAACGACTCCATCGTGACCCTCAAATTTCTTGATTGGGCGCGTAAATTTCCCTTCTTCATCGATGACCTGCAATGTCATTGTCTCGCCATTCACATCCTTACCCGCTTCAAACTCTATAAGAAAGCTCAAGCCCTCGCGGAGGAGATTTCTGTGGCTTTCCCCGATCATGAGACGGAAGATTTAGTCTTTTCATGCCTGAAGGACACATACCAGGCTTGCAACTCGAGCTCCGCCGTGTTTGATTTGATGGTAAAAGCTCTTTCTAGTTTGAAACTGATCGATAGAGCTTTCAATTTTATAAGTCTAGCTAAATGTCACGGATTCATGCCTAGTGTATTGTCATATAACTCTATTCTAGAGGCAATAGTTCGTAGTTCAGCTCATGGACATGTAGAGTTAGCTGGGAATGTGTATCGTAGTATGGTGGAAAGTGGCATTTCTCCGAATGTTTTTACTTACAACATATTGATTAGAGGGGAATGTGCGAATAAACACATTGATAAAGGGTTAGGTTTACTTGAGGAGATGGAGAAGAAGGGTTGTTTGCCGAATGTGGTCACATATAATACATTGATGGATGCATACTGTAAAATAGGGAACATCGACGAGGCCTATAGATTATTACATTTGCTGTGGGAGAAAAAATTGGAGCCAAATGTTATTACGTATAATGTGATACTGAACGGGTTGTGTCGAGCAGGGAGAATGAAGGAGACTGGTATGGTTTTTGGAGACATGAGGAGGAAAGGCTTGCTTCCTGATGAAATTACTTATAATACCCTAGTAAATGGATATTGTAAGGAAGGAAATATGCATGAAGCTCTGTTTTTGCATGCGGAGATGGTGAGGAATGGGCTGTCTCCCAATGTGGTGACTTATACTTCTTTGATAAATAGTGTTTGTAAAGCGAGAAACTTGCATCGAGCCATGGAGTTTCATGATCAGATGAGGGTCAGGGGAATTAGCCCAAATGAGAAAACATATACGACTTTGATTGATGGTTTCTCTCAACAAGGCTTCATGGATGAAGCTTATAGACTTCTAAGGGAAATGATTAGTAGGGGCTTTTCACCTTCTGTTGTAACTTATAATGCATTGATCAATGGGCATTGTGTATCCGGTAGCATCGAAGATGGTTTGCAGTTGATCCAAGAAATGACGGTGAAAGGAATAAATCCGGATGTTGTAAGTTACAGTACCATCATATCTGGTTTTTGTCGAAATTCGGATTTGGACAAGGCATTTCAGATGAAAGAGGAGATGATCGAGAAGCGAATCTTACCAGATGCCATTACTTTTTCTTCTTTGATCCAAGGACTTTGTGGGGTCCGTAGATTAACCGAAGCTTGTGAATTATTTCAAGAAATGTGGAAAACTGGTCTGCTACCCGACAAATGTACATACACTACTCTTATAAATGCCTTTTGTTATGAAGATGATATTGGTAGTGCAATACGTCTCCATGATGAAATGATCACCAAGGGGTTTTTTCCTGATGTCGTTACCTACAGTGTGTTAATAAATGGGCTAAATAAAGAGGCTCGCAGCAAGGAAGCCAAGCGGCTTCTCTTGAAGTTGTTCTATGAGCAATCTGTTCCTTATGACTTGACTTATGATTTCTTGATTGAAAGTTGTAGTAATATTGAATTTCAAAGTGGGGTAGCTCTTATTAAAGGATTCTGTATGAAAGGTCTGATGAATGAAGCGGATCGAGTTTTTCGAGAAATGCTTCAGAAAAACCACAAGCCTAGTGAAGCAGTTTATAATGTTCTAATTCATGGTCATTGTAGACATGGGAACTTGCAGAAAGCAATCAATCTGTACAGGGAAATGGTTCACAAAGGACTCGTTCCCCATGTAGTCTCTGTTATTTCTATAATTAGAGAACTACACAAAGCAGGGATGAACAAGGAGCTGAGTGAAATACTACAAGATTTATTAAGAAGCTGTAGAATCACTGATGGTGAGCCGGCTAAAGTCATGGTCGAGATGAATTTCAAAGAAGGTAACATGGATGCCGTTTTTAATATCCTCACAGATATGGCTAAGAAGGGGCTTCTTCCAAATGCAATAAGAAGTTCTTGAGCTTGGGGATAAATTTTATGATCCGTGTTTGCATGGAACTCCAATACCAAACATCCATGGTATATAGGAAACTTTACACATGAAATTTCTGGACTACTGCTGTGAGAATGAGTGTCCTGAGGAATTGGGCCTATGGAATAGGTGGACATTAGACATCTGCCATTCTTTATTTAGCGTTTTATGATGCTCCGATGAGGATTTATCTCCTCTCCTTTTTTAGAATATCAGTTTGCTATATCTTGCTGGTGACGGCACTCAAACAGTTCATGATTCACAAAGTAAGCAGTTCAACTCTCCGATGGCTTGAAGCGATTCACAAAACGTACATGGAGGTGGCTGCTTACACCACTGTTGTAAGCTGTAAATAAAAGTATGAAATAAGATTTCATTTGCTATGATACGGAATTATGCTATTCTTATGTGGGAAAGATTCGTTTTTCTCTCGGCGAATATAAAGCAAATTGTCGTTTGGATCCATAATGGGTTTTCATTGCATAGGAAATACTAATCTTTTTCAATTATCAATCTATTGTTCAATTATCTTGTGTTCGAATCTTGGCTTTATTCATAGTGTATCAACTTTTTACCCTTTTTGCTACATAATGTTTACCataaagatttgaatcttttggAAACTTGTCTAACAGTCTAAGCTTGAAATAAGTTTGTGATCACTGTTGTTGAAAATTCAAATTTACTCCCCGCCCCAAGAAAGGATAAATAAATTCTTGAGGCGTGTAAAATGGTTATTCGGTAATGATTGTGTATCCACATGTCATAAATGATAAAACTTTGTCTTGTTTGGGAATCGCCTTTTTGACTTGAGGCATTTCAAGAAAATCGGCTGCGCTTTCCTTTCCCCTTCCATCGGTAATGATGACACCATTTGGCCAACCTGTTATAACATGTCTGGGCAATTAATTAGATGTCCTGTTTGAGATTTATGACAATTGCAATAGGTGGCTGGCTTCGTATGTTTTCAGCTTTACAAAGCATTTGCAAAATTTGTAGGTCTTTTGTTACAAGGTCACGCGGATAGATGGATTAATACTGCCGGTGTTTACAAATaagtcataatatttttaacttaaaaagtaatttttttttataagtgATTCAAGTTATGGATCTGTCTAATAAAATTTATCTGTAAAACCGTTTTACATGATTTTTTGTGTTATAAAAATTTGGATCTTTAAAGGCGTCCGAAGATTTTATTTCTAGGCCATATTTATGTTACATCGGGGTGATATTCTGGATATAGTTTACACAAGATGTTCATATGAAAATTTGATCTGAAAATACTGATAAATCCGAGAGCACGGTGTAGCTTAGACGAAGCTTTATTCCCGTGTGATCTTCGTCCTTAGTTAAATTACGattatacataatattttttttttttttatgtgtgagcctattaaagtttttttttcttgatgaAGCAGTGCCGCAACTtccaaatataataatatgttacTGGTGATGTGCTACGGCACGTGTTTGAAATTTGGTGTATTTTTATGTTAGTTACTAGTTTAGTTGCTCTATATGCTTGCAATATTTAT comes from Henckelia pumila isolate YLH828 chromosome 4, ASM3356847v2, whole genome shotgun sequence and encodes:
- the LOC140859852 gene encoding uncharacterized protein yields the protein MPLRKPPLRVLHTLPLRPPPTTPLPPPSLFSSPPDTLLVDKAIAFLKRHDLFHLDPLTPQFTPQSASYLLIQSQNDSIVTLKFLDWARKFPFFIDDLQCHCLAIHILTRFKLYKKAQALAEEISVAFPDHETEDLVFSCLKDTYQACNSSSAVFDLMVKALSSLKLIDRAFNFISLAKCHGFMPSVLSYNSILEAIVRSSAHGHVELAGNVYRSMVESGISPNVFTYNILIRGECANKHIDKGLGLLEEMEKKGCLPNVVTYNTLMDAYCKIGNIDEAYRLLHLLWEKKLEPNVITYNVILNGLCRAGRMKETGMVFGDMRRKGLLPDEITYNTLVNGYCKEGNMHEALFLHAEMVRNGLSPNVVTYTSLINSVCKARNLHRAMEFHDQMRVRGISPNEKTYTTLIDGFSQQGFMDEAYRLLREMISRGFSPSVVTYNALINGHCVSGSIEDGLQLIQEMTVKGINPDVVSYSTIISGFCRNSDLDKAFQMKEEMIEKRILPDAITFSSLIQGLCGVRRLTEACELFQEMWKTGLLPDKCTYTTLINAFCYEDDIGSAIRLHDEMITKGFFPDVVTYSVLINGLNKEARSKEAKRLLLKLFYEQSVPYDLTYDFLIESCSNIEFQSGVALIKGFCMKGLMNEADRVFREMLQKNHKPSEAVYNVLIHGHCRHGNLQKAINLYREMVHKGLVPHVVSVISIIRELHKAGMNKELSEILQDLLRSCRITDGEPAKVMVEMNFKEGNMDAVFNILTDMAKKGLLPNAIRSS